Proteins from one Streptomyces roseifaciens genomic window:
- a CDS encoding SGNH/GDSL hydrolase family protein, translated as MLRTQTPGGKRHRRWTAARAAARAAAVGIVGAACAVAAANTPALAAGTQPGAQPDREPLPLERLFDNRGVSDDARPGGADFDGAGNSLSAQDLTAAGWTPGRELAFDGARLHWPRSAPGKPDNVRAAGQAVRLGGRGEALTFLVAGTTKGAPGGDAAGTGTVRYRDGSRSTYRLAAPDWRGGLLTTKAVGLPHLNTGSGRKTATTRLYTVSVPLAPGRDVESVVLPQDPGPERDLHVFSLALRGGSRGWTGTWAASTSGYAAVGPWTDRTLRLVVHSSAGGPSTRIRLENTFAPRPVRIGHATVALQGKGAATAGAPRALAFGGRPGTVIPAGAQAFSDPLGFRVPEDTNLLVSIHLPGTVPAVPVHSYTSQVSYLTGDGSGDRTGERGAGAYTGTLATWPLLTGVDVADGPGSVVTLGDSITDGERSTPGANGRWPDLLARRLRGQHGVPRFGILNHGISGNRVVTDRYPGDGTSTIMSGVSAQHRLERDVLAQTSARTVIVFEGVNDIRSGTKAEQVIAGLKEIAARAHERGLRVVAATIAPCGGFYDCTPDAEAQRTAINRHILAGGGTYDAVFDFDAAIRDPQQPDRMLPAYDGGDHLHPNDAGMKAFSDAIDLRQLT; from the coding sequence ATGCTCCGAACGCAGACACCGGGCGGGAAACGGCACAGACGGTGGACGGCGGCACGGGCTGCGGCCCGGGCCGCCGCGGTGGGGATCGTGGGCGCCGCCTGCGCCGTCGCTGCCGCAAACACTCCGGCGCTCGCCGCCGGCACACAACCCGGTGCGCAACCCGACAGAGAGCCGCTCCCGCTGGAGCGGCTCTTCGACAACCGGGGGGTCAGCGACGACGCCCGCCCCGGCGGTGCCGACTTCGACGGCGCCGGCAACTCCCTCTCCGCCCAGGACCTCACGGCCGCCGGCTGGACGCCCGGCCGCGAACTCGCCTTCGACGGCGCCCGGCTGCACTGGCCCCGCTCCGCCCCCGGGAAGCCCGACAACGTCCGCGCCGCCGGCCAGGCCGTCCGGCTCGGCGGCCGCGGGGAGGCCCTGACGTTCCTCGTCGCCGGCACGACCAAGGGCGCGCCGGGCGGCGACGCCGCCGGCACCGGCACGGTGCGCTACCGCGACGGCTCGCGCAGCACCTACCGGCTGGCCGCACCGGACTGGCGCGGCGGCCTCCTGACCACGAAGGCCGTCGGACTCCCCCACCTCAACACGGGCAGCGGGCGGAAGACCGCGACCACCCGGCTGTACACGGTGTCCGTGCCGCTCGCGCCCGGCCGCGACGTCGAATCCGTCGTGCTGCCGCAGGATCCCGGGCCCGAGCGCGACCTGCACGTGTTCTCGCTCGCGCTGCGCGGCGGCTCCCGCGGCTGGACCGGCACCTGGGCCGCCTCCACCTCCGGCTACGCGGCCGTCGGGCCGTGGACGGACCGCACGCTGCGGCTCGTCGTGCACAGCAGCGCCGGCGGACCCTCGACGCGCATCCGGCTGGAGAACACCTTCGCGCCGCGCCCGGTGCGGATCGGCCACGCCACCGTCGCCCTGCAGGGCAAGGGCGCGGCCACGGCCGGCGCGCCGCGGGCCCTGGCCTTCGGCGGGCGGCCGGGCACGGTGATCCCCGCCGGCGCCCAGGCGTTCAGCGACCCGCTGGGCTTCCGGGTGCCCGAGGACACCAACCTGCTGGTGAGCATCCACCTGCCCGGCACGGTGCCGGCCGTGCCCGTGCACAGCTACACCAGCCAGGTCTCCTACCTCACCGGCGACGGCAGCGGCGACCGGACGGGCGAGCGCGGCGCGGGCGCGTACACCGGCACGCTCGCCACGTGGCCGCTGCTGACGGGCGTGGACGTCGCGGACGGGCCCGGGTCCGTGGTGACGCTGGGCGACTCCATCACCGACGGCGAGCGGTCGACGCCCGGCGCCAACGGCCGCTGGCCCGACCTGCTGGCGCGGCGGCTGCGAGGGCAGCACGGCGTGCCGCGGTTCGGGATCCTCAACCACGGGATCTCCGGCAACCGCGTGGTGACCGACCGCTACCCCGGCGACGGGACCAGCACCATCATGAGCGGCGTCAGCGCCCAGCACCGGCTGGAGCGGGACGTGCTGGCGCAGACCTCGGCCCGTACGGTCATCGTCTTCGAGGGCGTCAACGACATCCGGTCCGGCACTAAGGCCGAGCAGGTCATCGCCGGGCTCAAGGAGATCGCGGCGCGCGCCCACGAGCGCGGGCTGCGGGTCGTCGCCGCCACCATCGCGCCCTGCGGAGGCTTCTACGACTGCACGCCGGACGCCGAGGCCCAGCGCACCGCCATCAACCGGCACATCCTGGCCGGCGGCGGTACGTACGACGCCGTCTTCGACTTCGACGCGGCCATCCGGGACCCGCAGCAGCCGGACCGGATGCTTCCGGCCTACGACGGCGGGGACCACCTGCACCCCAACGACGCCGGCATGAAGGCGTTCAGCGACGCGATCGACCTGCGCCAGCTGACCTGA
- a CDS encoding DUF6278 family protein yields the protein MNIPFLDSWRKRHGPGRGAALANAVDRDPEGLAELLSECELLRTHAQSAGVVLDDSPASLEALDQLQPRWRDDPELVPWLGNDAGLYLGTVVIRTVPGAGWWIWPDGQPVVRLANGREVDVVEAGREWAADGAPELSQLYAELAEN from the coding sequence ATGAACATTCCCTTCTTGGACAGTTGGCGAAAGCGACACGGACCGGGGCGCGGCGCGGCACTGGCGAACGCGGTCGACCGCGACCCGGAAGGTCTTGCGGAGCTGCTGTCCGAGTGCGAACTGCTGCGCACGCACGCGCAGTCCGCAGGGGTGGTGCTCGACGACTCCCCCGCTTCCCTGGAGGCGCTGGACCAGCTGCAGCCGCGCTGGCGGGACGACCCGGAGCTGGTGCCCTGGCTGGGCAACGACGCGGGCCTCTATCTGGGCACGGTCGTCATCCGTACGGTGCCGGGCGCGGGGTGGTGGATCTGGCCGGACGGCCAGCCGGTGGTGCGGCTCGCCAATGGCCGGGAGGTCGACGTGGTCGAGGCGGGCCGGGAGTGGGCGGCCGACGGCGCACCGGAGCTGTCGCAGCTGTACGCGGAGCTCGCGGAGAACTGA
- a CDS encoding GntR family transcriptional regulator, which produces MGDSRPVYQRIADDLRRRIDEGGLAVGERIPSRSELKRTYAASDQTVDRAVRVLKAAGYAEGQFGRGVFVTDRAPLGSLLRSTGAVDSPFAAQIRGYGPPVPRRGEQSGRQPPPDGGTARNTTLTWEASSTETAAPERIAERLHIGVGTRVLCTHYEYLANRHPVQLATSWEPLAITEGTDVALPERGPYARRGVRGRLAAIGIRVVRARELVGSRPASTPEAEALGCAAGSCVTVIERTHFDGDGRAVETSDIVVRADRWRVEYDIAFTS; this is translated from the coding sequence GTGGGCGACAGCAGGCCCGTCTACCAGCGCATCGCGGACGATCTGCGCCGGCGCATCGACGAGGGCGGGCTCGCCGTGGGCGAGCGCATCCCCTCCCGCTCCGAGCTCAAGCGCACCTACGCCGCGAGCGACCAGACCGTGGACCGGGCGGTGCGCGTGCTGAAGGCCGCCGGGTACGCGGAAGGCCAGTTCGGGCGGGGTGTGTTCGTCACCGACCGGGCGCCCCTCGGCAGCCTGCTCCGCTCCACCGGAGCCGTCGACTCCCCCTTCGCCGCCCAGATCCGGGGGTACGGGCCGCCCGTCCCGCGCCGGGGCGAGCAGTCCGGCCGGCAGCCCCCGCCCGACGGCGGCACGGCCCGCAACACCACCCTTACGTGGGAAGCGTCGTCCACCGAGACCGCCGCCCCGGAGCGGATCGCCGAGCGGCTCCACATCGGCGTGGGCACCCGCGTGCTCTGCACGCACTACGAATATCTGGCCAACCGGCACCCCGTGCAGCTCGCCACCAGCTGGGAGCCGCTAGCCATCACCGAGGGCACGGACGTCGCCCTGCCCGAGCGCGGCCCCTACGCCCGGCGCGGTGTCCGCGGGCGGCTCGCGGCCATCGGCATCCGGGTCGTGCGGGCCAGGGAGCTCGTGGGCTCCCGGCCGGCGAGCACGCCGGAGGCCGAGGCGCTCGGCTGCGCCGCGGGCAGCTGCGTCACAGTCATCGAGCGCACGCACTTCGACGGCGACGGGCGGGCCGTGGAGACCTCCGACATCGTCGTGCGCGCCGACCGCTGGCGGGTCGAGTACGACATCGCCTTCACCAGCTGA
- a CDS encoding amino acid ABC transporter ATP-binding protein has protein sequence MAVDPLIELRGVNKHYGKLHVLRDIDLTVGKGEVVVVIGPSGSGKSTLCRAINRLEPVESGTILLDGRPLPEEGRELAKLRAEVGMVFQSFNLFAHKTVLANVSLAPLKVRKRSKEDADRRSRELLERVGLLAHADKYPAQLSGGQQQRVAIARALAMDPKVMLFDEPTSALDPEMINEVLEVMQQLARDGMTMVVVTHEMGFARSAANRVVFMADGRIVEDRSPEQFFTAPESERAKDFLSKILKH, from the coding sequence ATGGCCGTCGATCCCCTGATCGAACTACGTGGTGTCAACAAGCACTACGGCAAGCTGCATGTCCTGCGGGACATCGACCTCACCGTCGGCAAGGGCGAGGTGGTCGTCGTCATCGGCCCCTCCGGCTCCGGCAAGTCCACCCTGTGCCGGGCCATCAACCGGCTGGAGCCCGTCGAGTCCGGCACCATCCTCCTCGACGGGCGGCCGCTGCCCGAGGAGGGGCGCGAGCTCGCCAAGCTGCGCGCCGAGGTCGGGATGGTCTTCCAGTCCTTCAACCTCTTCGCCCACAAGACCGTGCTCGCCAACGTCTCCCTGGCGCCGCTGAAGGTCCGCAAGCGGTCCAAGGAGGACGCCGACCGCCGCTCGCGCGAGCTGCTGGAGCGCGTCGGCCTGCTCGCCCACGCGGACAAGTACCCCGCCCAGCTCTCGGGCGGTCAGCAGCAGCGGGTGGCCATCGCCCGTGCCCTGGCCATGGATCCGAAGGTGATGTTGTTCGACGAGCCGACGTCCGCGCTCGACCCGGAGATGATCAACGAGGTGCTGGAGGTCATGCAGCAGCTCGCCCGGGACGGCATGACGATGGTCGTCGTCACCCACGAGATGGGCTTCGCCCGCTCCGCCGCCAACCGCGTGGTCTTCATGGCCGACGGCCGCATCGTCGAGGACCGCTCGCCCGAGCAGTTCTTCACCGCACCCGAGAGCGAGCGCGCCAAGGACTTCCTCTCCAAGATCCTCAAGCACTGA
- a CDS encoding glutamate ABC transporter substrate-binding protein, with amino-acid sequence MNRHGKRNGQEKRNGQERRNGQENRRLPGARTRGRRAAGLVLAGLALLAAACGKPGSPPVKGPKPEELPVYTVDKAFQLPDSPTWRAAKARGHLVVGAKEDQPYLGEKDPATGVYSGFDIEIARMMSASLGFDPKTIRFRTIASANRETALQNGQIDYYVGTYTINALRKKQVGFAGPYYIAGQSLLVRTDETDINGPQDLAGKRVCSAAGSTPLQRIQREYPKAIAVAYDTYSVCVDNLLSLQVDAVTTDDTILMGFAAKAPDELKIAGKPFSKEPYGIGVPRGDNALRFALDDAIQAHEKNGDWKKAYDATLGLSGVPAPAPPAVDRYPAS; translated from the coding sequence ATGAACAGGCATGGGAAGCGGAACGGCCAAGAGAAGCGGAACGGGCAGGAGAGGCGGAACGGGCAGGAGAACCGGCGCCTTCCAGGAGCCCGCACACGGGGCCGCCGGGCCGCCGGCCTGGTCCTCGCCGGGCTCGCCCTGCTCGCCGCCGCCTGCGGCAAGCCCGGCAGCCCGCCCGTCAAGGGCCCCAAACCCGAAGAGCTGCCCGTCTATACGGTCGACAAGGCCTTCCAGCTCCCCGACTCGCCCACCTGGCGGGCGGCGAAGGCCCGCGGCCACCTGGTCGTCGGCGCCAAGGAGGACCAGCCCTACCTGGGCGAGAAGGACCCCGCCACCGGCGTCTACTCCGGCTTCGACATCGAGATCGCCCGCATGATGTCCGCCTCCCTGGGCTTCGACCCCAAGACCATCCGGTTCCGCACCATCGCCTCCGCCAACCGCGAAACCGCGCTCCAGAACGGCCAGATCGACTACTACGTCGGCACCTACACCATCAACGCCCTGCGCAAGAAGCAGGTCGGTTTCGCCGGGCCGTACTACATCGCCGGGCAGTCGCTGCTGGTCCGCACCGACGAGACGGACATCAACGGGCCCCAGGACCTGGCGGGCAAGCGCGTCTGCTCGGCCGCCGGCTCCACCCCGCTGCAGCGCATCCAGCGCGAGTACCCCAAGGCGATCGCCGTCGCGTACGACACCTACTCGGTCTGCGTCGACAACCTCCTCAGCCTCCAGGTCGACGCCGTCACCACCGACGACACCATCCTCATGGGCTTCGCGGCCAAGGCCCCCGACGAACTGAAGATCGCCGGGAAGCCCTTCTCCAAGGAGCCCTACGGCATCGGCGTGCCCCGCGGCGACAACGCCCTGCGCTTCGCCCTGGACGACGCCATCCAGGCGCACGAGAAGAACGGCGACTGGAAGAAGGCGTACGACGCGACGCTCGGCCTCTCCGGGGTGCCCGCCCCGGCGCCGCCCGCCGTCGACCGCTACCCGGCGAGCTGA
- a CDS encoding amino acid ABC transporter permease — protein sequence MNVLTDNLSLYGEGLLGTVELTVYASLLALVLGFVMASFRVAPVGSLRVFGTVWVTVLRNTPLTLLFFAVLLGLPRFGVVLPFELFAVLALGCYTSAFICEALRSGINTVPTGQGEAARSLGMTFAQTLSLVVLPQAFRSVIPPVGSTLIALAKNSAIAGSFSVTELLGTYKPLNELGYSVIWSFIWIAVGYLIVTLSISAIFNVLEKRWGVPR from the coding sequence GTGAACGTGCTCACCGACAACCTCTCCCTCTACGGCGAGGGCCTGCTCGGCACCGTGGAACTCACCGTCTACGCCTCGCTGCTCGCCCTCGTCCTGGGCTTCGTGATGGCCTCCTTCCGGGTCGCCCCCGTCGGCTCCCTGCGGGTCTTCGGCACGGTGTGGGTGACGGTGCTGCGCAACACCCCGCTGACGCTGCTGTTCTTCGCGGTGCTGCTCGGCCTGCCGCGGTTCGGCGTCGTCCTGCCCTTCGAGCTCTTCGCCGTCCTCGCCCTCGGCTGCTACACGTCGGCCTTCATCTGCGAGGCCCTGCGCTCGGGCATCAACACCGTGCCGACCGGGCAGGGCGAGGCGGCCCGCAGCCTGGGCATGACCTTCGCGCAGACCCTGAGCCTGGTCGTGCTGCCGCAGGCCTTCCGCTCCGTCATCCCGCCGGTCGGCTCCACCCTGATCGCGCTCGCCAAGAACTCCGCGATCGCCGGGTCGTTCAGCGTGACCGAGCTCCTCGGCACGTACAAGCCGCTCAACGAGCTCGGCTACAGCGTCATCTGGTCCTTCATCTGGATCGCCGTCGGCTATCTGATCGTCACCCTGTCCATCAGCGCGATCTTCAACGTGCTGGAGAAGCGCTGGGGAGTACCCCGATGA
- a CDS encoding amino acid ABC transporter permease yields MTDTALYDIPGPMARRRHLIYGLVSTAVILAIVAGMIYLLFDTHQFTAEKWRPFAYVGIQELLLRGLGNTLKAFAYAAVLSLALGGLLASGRLSEHRIVRWTATLFVEFFRAMPVLVMIFFVFVALKVQPLPALVTGLTLYNGSVLAEVFRSGVNSVDRGQREAAYALGMRKTQVMTHVLVPQAVRAMLPTIISQLVVALKDTSLGFLITYEEFLHAGKLIASNLDYGLPFIPVVMVISPIYIGMCMLLSWFATWVSRRQRRSLKTKAVEVAPAEPGTLLPGAGQIHP; encoded by the coding sequence ATGACCGACACCGCGCTCTACGACATCCCCGGGCCGATGGCCCGGCGGCGCCACCTGATCTACGGGCTGGTCTCCACCGCCGTGATCCTGGCGATCGTCGCCGGGATGATCTACCTGCTGTTCGACACCCACCAGTTCACGGCGGAGAAGTGGCGGCCCTTCGCGTACGTAGGCATCCAGGAGCTGCTGCTGCGCGGCCTCGGCAACACGCTCAAGGCCTTCGCCTACGCCGCCGTGCTCTCCCTCGCGCTCGGCGGGCTGCTCGCCTCGGGCCGGCTGTCCGAGCACCGGATCGTGCGCTGGACCGCCACGCTCTTCGTGGAGTTCTTCCGGGCCATGCCGGTCCTGGTCATGATCTTCTTCGTCTTCGTGGCCCTCAAGGTCCAGCCGCTGCCGGCCCTCGTCACCGGGCTCACCCTCTACAACGGCTCGGTGCTCGCCGAGGTCTTCCGCAGCGGGGTGAACTCCGTCGACCGCGGCCAGCGGGAGGCGGCGTACGCCCTCGGGATGCGCAAGACGCAGGTGATGACCCACGTCCTCGTGCCGCAGGCGGTCCGCGCCATGCTGCCGACGATCATCAGCCAGCTGGTCGTGGCGCTCAAGGACACCTCGCTGGGCTTCCTGATCACCTACGAGGAGTTCCTGCACGCGGGCAAGCTCATCGCCAGCAACCTCGACTACGGGCTGCCCTTCATCCCCGTCGTCATGGTCATCTCCCCGATCTACATCGGCATGTGCATGCTCCTGTCGTGGTTCGCGACGTGGGTGTCCAGGCGCCAGCGCCGCAGCCTGAAGACGAAGGCGGTGGAGGTCGCCCCGGCAGAGCCCGGCACCCTGCTGCCGGGCGCCGGGCAGATCCATCCGTGA
- a CDS encoding cupredoxin domain-containing protein, with protein sequence MARSPVRSFLRLFAALLTVLSLGALTAGPTAAESRTFAAHTVLMVNFQFVPQTVTVRAGDTVTWVNNSGSTHTTTSDSPGWNFSVASGQASPPVSFPTPGTFRYHCIPHAGSGMTGTVTVTP encoded by the coding sequence ATGGCACGCTCACCCGTTCGCTCGTTCCTCCGCCTCTTCGCCGCACTGCTGACGGTCCTGTCGCTGGGGGCGCTCACGGCCGGTCCCACGGCCGCCGAGAGCAGGACCTTCGCCGCGCACACGGTGTTGATGGTGAACTTCCAGTTCGTCCCGCAGACGGTGACCGTCAGAGCCGGTGACACGGTCACCTGGGTCAATAACAGCGGCAGCACGCACACCACGACGTCCGACTCCCCGGGCTGGAACTTCTCGGTCGCCTCCGGCCAGGCGTCCCCACCGGTGTCCTTCCCCACCCCGGGGACCTTCCGCTACCACTGCATCCCGCACGCGGGGTCGGGCATGACCGGCACCGTGACCGTCACGCCGTGA
- a CDS encoding globin domain-containing protein has protein sequence MLSPKSTEIVRATLPAVGGAIGEITPLFYDKLFAAHPELLRDLFNRGNQANGTQQQALAGSIAAFATALLEHPGTRPDAMLARIAHKHVSLGIAPEQYHVVHLHLFAAIAEVLGEAVTEEVAAAWDEVYWLMANALIALEGRLYEQAGAAAGDAFRPYRVTGRIEETAEVTTFLVQPLDGHPLPAARPGQYVSVRTELPDGARQIRQYSLSGHPDDALQFSVKRVTGDPDGEVSHHLHAHARVGTTLMVGAPCGDVTLGEGTSPVLLASAGIGCTPMTGMLSHLAATGSRRRVIAVHADRSEATHAFRADLLQLTEKLPDAVAHIWYEQPEGDWPADRTGYADLSRIGIPAGTTAYLCGPLPFLRSARTQLLAAGVTAADIHYEVFGPDLWLGTEA, from the coding sequence ATGCTGTCCCCCAAGTCGACCGAGATCGTCCGCGCCACCCTCCCCGCCGTCGGCGGCGCCATCGGCGAGATCACCCCGCTCTTCTACGACAAGCTCTTCGCCGCCCACCCCGAGCTCCTGCGCGACCTGTTCAACCGCGGCAACCAGGCGAACGGCACCCAGCAGCAGGCCCTCGCCGGCTCCATAGCCGCCTTCGCGACCGCCCTGCTCGAGCACCCGGGGACCCGCCCCGACGCGATGCTCGCGCGCATCGCCCACAAGCACGTCTCGCTGGGGATCGCCCCCGAGCAGTACCACGTCGTCCACCTGCACCTCTTCGCCGCCATCGCGGAGGTGCTGGGCGAGGCGGTCACCGAGGAGGTGGCGGCCGCCTGGGACGAGGTCTACTGGCTGATGGCCAACGCCCTCATCGCCCTGGAGGGCCGCCTGTACGAGCAGGCCGGCGCCGCCGCCGGGGACGCCTTCCGGCCGTACCGCGTCACCGGCCGCATCGAGGAGACCGCGGAGGTCACGACCTTCCTGGTCCAGCCGCTGGACGGCCACCCGCTGCCCGCCGCCCGCCCCGGGCAGTACGTCTCGGTCCGGACGGAGCTCCCGGACGGTGCGCGGCAGATCCGCCAGTACAGCCTTTCCGGCCACCCCGACGACGCCCTGCAGTTCTCCGTCAAGCGCGTGACCGGCGACCCGGACGGCGAGGTCTCCCACCACCTCCACGCCCACGCGCGCGTGGGCACCACGCTGATGGTCGGCGCGCCCTGCGGGGACGTGACCCTCGGCGAGGGCACCTCCCCCGTCCTGCTGGCCTCGGCCGGCATCGGGTGCACCCCGATGACCGGGATGCTCTCCCACCTGGCCGCGACCGGCTCGCGCCGCCGCGTGATCGCCGTCCACGCCGACCGCAGCGAGGCCACCCACGCCTTCCGCGCCGACCTTCTGCAGCTCACGGAGAAGCTCCCGGACGCGGTCGCGCACATCTGGTACGAGCAGCCCGAGGGCGACTGGCCCGCCGACCGCACGGGTTACGCCGACCTCTCCCGCATCGGCATCCCCGCGGGCACCACCGCCTACCTCTGCGGCCCGCTGCCCTTCCTCCGCTCGGCCCGGACGCAGCTCCTGGCGGCGGGGGTCACGGCCGCGGACATCCACTACGAGGTCTTCGGCCCGGACCTGTGGCTGGGCACGGAGGCGTGA
- a CDS encoding RrF2 family transcriptional regulator: MRLTKSTDIALRIAMRLAVTGDDSPTTREVAEAIGVPYTHAAKVVSRMQHLGVVEARRGRGGGLTLTTAGRTGSVGRLVRELEGTGDVVGCEDDPPCPLRAACRLRGALRNAQEAFYATLDPLTVEELTGPPTGPVLLSLGTRPQD; encoded by the coding sequence GTGCGATTGACCAAGAGCACCGACATAGCGCTGCGCATCGCCATGCGCCTGGCCGTGACCGGCGACGACAGCCCGACCACCCGCGAGGTGGCCGAGGCGATCGGCGTGCCGTACACCCATGCCGCCAAGGTGGTCAGCAGGATGCAGCACCTGGGCGTCGTCGAGGCCCGCCGGGGCCGCGGCGGCGGACTCACCCTCACCACCGCCGGGCGGACGGGCTCCGTCGGCCGGCTGGTGCGCGAGCTCGAAGGCACCGGCGACGTCGTCGGGTGCGAGGACGATCCACCCTGCCCGCTGCGCGCGGCCTGCCGGCTGCGCGGGGCCCTGCGGAACGCACAGGAGGCGTTCTACGCCACCCTGGACCCCCTCACGGTCGAGGAGCTGACCGGACCGCCGACCGGCCCGGTCCTGCTGAGCCTCGGCACGCGCCCGCAGGACTGA
- a CDS encoding SGNH/GDSL hydrolase family protein: MAHAHKRGGRYGKGLAALGAAAALAASFAGTATAADAEATATPAGGQRYVALGDSYTSAPGVPEQSGGDCARSSVNYPALTAKALHQTSFKDVSCSGAKTDDMWRAQGDNPPQLNALGRNTRLVTLGIGGNDIGFGDIIGTCAQLSVTDPAGAPCRTKYTEGGTDQLTGRIADAAPKVAKVLKDVHKRAPYARVVLVGYPAIMPEDGVGCFPAVPIAAGDVPYLRDTEKKLNTMLQGEARKAGVRFADTYKPTLGHDVCKPTADRWIEGAQPENPAAPFHPNAKGEAAMATAVTSAARGR, translated from the coding sequence GTGGCACACGCGCACAAACGTGGTGGGCGGTACGGGAAGGGACTCGCGGCGCTCGGCGCGGCGGCGGCCCTGGCGGCGTCCTTCGCCGGCACTGCGACGGCGGCGGACGCCGAGGCGACCGCGACCCCCGCGGGCGGCCAGCGCTACGTCGCCCTCGGCGACTCCTACACCTCCGCCCCCGGCGTCCCCGAGCAGAGCGGCGGCGACTGCGCCCGCTCCAGCGTCAACTACCCGGCGCTCACCGCGAAGGCCCTGCACCAGACGTCCTTCAAGGACGTCAGCTGCAGCGGCGCCAAGACCGACGACATGTGGCGCGCCCAGGGCGACAACCCGCCGCAGCTCAACGCGCTCGGCCGGAACACCCGCCTCGTCACGCTCGGCATCGGCGGCAACGACATCGGCTTCGGCGACATCATCGGCACCTGTGCCCAGCTGTCCGTCACCGACCCGGCCGGCGCCCCCTGCCGCACGAAGTACACCGAGGGCGGCACCGACCAGCTCACCGGCCGCATCGCCGACGCCGCGCCCAAGGTCGCCAAGGTGCTGAAGGACGTGCACAAGCGCGCCCCCTACGCGCGCGTGGTGCTCGTCGGCTACCCGGCGATCATGCCGGAGGACGGCGTCGGCTGCTTCCCGGCCGTGCCGATCGCCGCGGGCGACGTCCCCTACCTGCGGGACACCGAGAAGAAGCTCAACACGATGCTGCAGGGCGAGGCCCGCAAGGCCGGCGTCCGCTTCGCGGACACCTACAAGCCGACCCTCGGCCACGACGTGTGCAAGCCCACCGCGGACCGCTGGATCGAAGGCGCCCAGCCGGAGAACCCGGCCGCCCCGTTCCACCCCAACGCCAAGGGTGAGGCGGCCATGGCCACCGCGGTGACGTCGGCGGCCCGCGGCCGCTGA